The Humulus lupulus chromosome 4, drHumLupu1.1, whole genome shotgun sequence genome has a window encoding:
- the LOC133830881 gene encoding uncharacterized protein LOC133830881 isoform X2 codes for MEHGVSSFNHFIHELSVDSDTSSIDASSGEEDYDDICPASPFSQSSRASRSSSFSRHDRRRTGWIAYIFQWLLFPIKFLLGIPFHVYRLSYGGSKSSSTLGSDQFSNLHSFKRVQTLKDHIVHRTTDKRRGVVEDLQLAIEISIEAIFDIVHKVAHFLLSPSEAFKVLSRFCFLHNNQDKAAYESDSKASVPTSTLGENDPSPTERTTSFQALNTDARTCQDVITELGYPYEAIHVITNDGYVLLLERIPRRDSKKAVYLQHGILDSSMGWVSNGVVGSPAFAAFDQGYDVFLGNFRGLVSREHVDKNISLRQYWRYSINEHATEDIPAMIEKIHEVKMAELKLSQPVREEETSHDQPYKLCAVSHSLGGAAMLMYLITQKIREKLHRLSRLILLSPAGFHDDSTLVFTVVEHIFLLLAPLLEPFVPGFYIPTRFFRMLLNKLARDFHNYPAVGGLVQTLMSYVVGGDSSNWVGVLGLPHYNMNDMPGVSFHVALHLAQMKRSGRFRMFDYGSASANTELYGSPEPLDLGEYYSFIDIPVDLVAGRKDKVIRPSMVRKHYKLMKDSGVNVSYNEFEYAHLDFTFSHREELLAYVMSRLLLVESATLPQQSSHKALKLKKKGLVNNDSKVEEEMTGQ; via the exons TGGGGTGTCTTCTTTCAATCATTTCATTCATGAGCTTTCAGTGGATTCTGATACTTCAAGCATAGATGCCTCATCTGGAGAAGAAGATTATGACGACATATGCCCTGCATCTCCATTTTCTCAGAGTTCACGAGCCTCTAGATCTAGCTCATTTTCAAGGCATGATAGGCGTCGAACTGGATGGATCGCTTATATATTTCAGTGGCTTTTGTTTCCCATTAAGTTCCTGCTTGGGATTCCATTTCATGTCTACCGTCTGTCTTATGGAGGTTCAAAATCCTCCTCTACTTTGGGAAGTGACCAATTTTCTAATTTACATTCTTTTAAGAGGGTACAAACCCTCAAGGATCATATTGTTCACCGAACAACTGACAAGAGGCGTGGAGTTGTCGAG GATCTTCAGCTAGCTATTGAGATTTCCATAGAAGCTATATTTGATATTGTTCACAAGGTAGCACATTTTCTTCTCTCACCGTCAGAGGCATTCAAAGTACTGTCTCGCTTTTGTTTCTTACACAACAATCAGGATAAAGCAGCTTATGAAAGTGATTCAAAAGCTTCTGTTCCAACATCTACACTTGGAGAAAATGATCCAAGTCCTACGGAAAGAACTACCTCTTTCCAGGCACTGAACACAGATGCTAGGACATGTCAGGATGTAATAACCGAACTTGG gTATCCATACGAAGCAATTCATGTCATCACAAATGATGGTTATGTCCTTCTCTTGGAAAGAATTCCTAG GCGTGATTCGAAGAAAGCTGTTTATCTACAACATGGAATTTTGGATTCTTCTATGGG CTGGGTGTCTAATGGGGTTGTTGGTTCACCAGCTTTCGCAGCCTTTGATCAAG GATATGATGTTTTCCTTGGGAACTTTCGTGGTTTGGTTTCTAGGGAGCATGTTGACAAAAATATTTCATTACGACA ATACTGGCGTTACTCCATTAATGAGCATGCAACCGAGGATATTCCTGCAATGATTGAGAAGATTCACGAAGTGAAAATGGCTGAATTAAAGCTTAGTCAACCAGTTCGAGAGGAAGAAACAAGTCATGATCAGCCTTACAAGCTTTGTGCAGTCTCTCATAGTTTAGGAGGTGCAGCCATGCTAATGTATCTCATAACTCAGAAGATCCGAGAGAAGCTACATAGACTCTCAAGACTGATTTTGTTGTCACCTGCTGGTTTCCACGATGATTCTACCCTAGTATTCACAGTAGTAGAGCATATATTTCTTCTTCTGGCTCCTCTTTTGGAACCCTTTGTTCCTGGATTCTACATACCAACGAGGTTTTTCCGCATGCTTTTGAACAAATTGGCTCGTGACTTCCATAACTACCCTGCTGTTGGAGGACTGGTGCAAACACTGATGAGTTATGTTGTTGGCGGGGACAGCTCAAATTGGGTTGGAGTATTAGGTTTACCACATTATAACATGAATGACATGCCAGGGGTATCATTTCATGTGGCACTTCATCTTGCCCAGATGAAGCGTTCAGGAAGATTCAGAATGTTCGACTATGGCAGTGCATCTGCCAATACGGAGTTATACGGTTCTCCTGAGCCGTTGGACCTCGGCGAGTACTACAGTTTCATTGACATTCCGGTTGATTTAGTTGCAGGACGAAAGGATAAGGTGATTCGTCCATCAATGGTAAGAAAGCATTACAAGTTGATGAAGGATTCAGGTGTAAATGTTTCGTACAACGAATTTGAGTACGCTCATTTGGACTTCACATTCTCTCACCGTGAAGAACTCTTGGCGTATGTCATGTCTCGCTTGCTTCTTGTGGAATCTGCTACTCTTCCGCAACAATCTAGTCATAAGGCTCTAAAGTTGAAGAAGAAAGGACTGGTTAACAATGACTCCAAGGTTGAAGAAGAAATGACGGGCCAGTAG